DNA from Helicoverpa zea isolate HzStark_Cry1AcR chromosome 5, ilHelZeax1.1, whole genome shotgun sequence:
cacaacataacactgagttcgttaccgttccttcaaaatgaaccgccgcattattttaagattattttcgttttaaattggcggaatcatttgttttatattttagttatttaagtggaaaccaaaaaaaggtaatattcatataataaaattgttttatttattctttgttacaagtacattgaattgaatgtgcgaacagaatattaatcagactccgatttgcttgaggaggtggtgtcttcatcatcatcttcgcctacatgtataattatattattatcaataacagaatcaatcctgatatctcggtctaacaaaagccgggtaatcaaataaaaacagatcgaaaacacttgaaaaacgtggtctatgcgcacgaaacgacaacggacgactgttttagcgtcacaaaatggcggcccataacgccatttggggttaccatttttaatctaagtataaaaatgcggtttggtcatagttttatttttatatttcataaacgttataattaagtcttatagtccattattttccaattcttaaaaagaaaatcaaaacgtattattttatattataactgtataagaacagattacgatacttgcctgttatttttagcacagcactacaaaatataaaccgctgacataaccttgtaatagcgcagtatagatttagaaaaatattgtttaccaagttatttgacactcagtttggcacaaaattataacattcattgattattgatataataatgttgttttaatgctcctcaattgttaaaacggtaaacaaccagcaaaaatatttttatcgtaactgcaacgccattgcaaagttacgtcgtcagttcaatcgcgacgtgtcaggaacgcattctctgaatggccgaactataaaatatttatttgtaaggaAAGCTTAACATTCAGCGTTGATATACTgcctaaaattttaatttacgaaataaaaactgttgttttttaacgaaaattattaagttaaattacgaattcattttcttttttcaaagaaatattctgtcatttaaaaaaaaactacaataaaaacacttttaaataataactgtGTTATATTGATATATTTACACTGAATTCGGCGACaaactgattttatttataatgaatgaactatttaaataaaaaaaaaaaaaaaaaaaactgaagcgACAAACTTCATATCATATCCCAGAGGTTGAAAATTTCAACATTTCGACGTTTCGTCAGAAATAGCTTGTATCGAACGCATTTTTTTCTCTTGTCACTATCCTCTAGCCGTATCGATTGACTCGATAAACAACTCGATACCTAAACTAATCGATTATTCTGGAACCTTATTCCAAAGTAAATATCAACACAAGTACTTGATAAGTTGTTCAGCAACTTCGGTTTTGGTTAAGTCCGCGAATTCTGCAGTTTTGCCCCTTTGCAATATTTCTATTGTGGTCCTAGAATCCAGTTGTTTCATATGATAAGTTAGTTTCGTTGCGGACATAGGTTTTACGGGTCTTGCGACTGTTAAGGTCGTGTTTTTGAGGGCTCGAGCGAGTGTTTTGAGGAATTTCGACCATTGCCGTTCGTTGGAAGTCGCTTCGGGAGTGTTGACCAGCATCGATGCCTTGTCTATTAGCGAAAAACTACTGACATATTTTATCCAGCTGCTAGCATAAGATTAAGATCAACTTACCAAGCTCTCATCCTCAATATCAAGGTCTTCACTGGGCTCATCCTTAACACTCATCTCAGCTTGGAACATTTCAGCAATGGAACGCTCCTCCTCTTCGATACTGCTGGCATCCCACTCCGGTTCATCTTTTATTTGCACCTCATTTTCCATTATACTTTGGGATGATTTTTCTGTTGGATTAAAAAATGTGTATCATAAGTAaagcattataataaaaaatatataatattagtaagccAACTggcctttataaaataatgagaATCTGAATGTCTCTTCACTGTGTAAAACTTGCAGTGAAATTTTCAAAAACTAGCacaaaatagtaataatttcCTGTAAGAATTGATAATTGTAAAAGATACTAAGATATGATAGTTACTAtgaggtattgggttgaggaagtcagataggcagtaactctttgtaaagcactagtattcagctgcatccggttagactggaagcccacccccacatatttgggaaaaggctagggagaCAAATAGATATGATTTTCCGCAAATAGTGATAAATGGTAGTGAAGATGAAATTGTATTTCATTTATACTCACTCGAAGCTTCAGAAACATTATCATGTCCTTCTTCGGAATCCTTAGTATCCTCATTATCCGATTTGGTTTCAGTCTTTTGCCTCTTTCCATACTTCCTTTCCGCTGCATGTCGCCTCAAGATTCTGGGCGTTAATGGTTCATCGGAAGAATCCTCACTAACAGTAGTTGTTGCTACGGTTACCGTAGAAGGGGCTGGTGTGGGGGTAGCAACTGCAGCCACTGTTGGTTCCGCTGTCGGTGCTGGTGCTACTAAAATTGTTTGGCCTTTTGGAGCACCTGGGCGAATTGCTGCCTGCGTGCCTCCTTCAGTGGTTTTGATGAAGACTAGCTTTGGTGGTCCAATAAACATGGGCCtggggataaaaaaaaaaaaattctttatATACCTTATTTAGTTTGAAGTATAAACACtaacaaatattgtttgttgCCCGATGACCAATCtcctttaactttttttttgtgattatattattttatgtgggAGAAAAACATGTACAATGTACATGTACATGTTAAGTGAATCTAAAGGACAAACTGACTGCACAAGCCAAGATGCAATAAATGGGATAGGTTGACCCAGAAAGTGCACAAAGGGAGAAACTTATGTAGAGTTGTGATGATGGCTATCAACTCACCTAGCACCAGGTTGTCCAGGATTGAAGGCTTTCAACAACTTATCATCTTTCTTAACAGCTATCTTAGGTTGTATTGGTATCTCATCAGGTTTCTTTGCCAAAGCTGGCTTGTTAATACTAGTAGTTATGTGGGTTTGTGTAGCGGTTTTTTCCGCTGTGGTATCGCCGGCGCCATCTTCCGTCTGTCTCCAAAGTCCTCGGATTTTGAGGACTTCACCAGCTTTCAAGACTGTGTCTAACACTTCGTTGGAAACTGTTGTTTCTCCTGGAAATTGAGATGTTCGCGTTAGCAAATTCAGCTACAACGCTCGTTAAGAACTTACGAAAGTATATATGGTGTAAGTTTTTCTAAGAACTTGCCTCCCTCAGATCAAAGATTGCCTCCATTAAACTTTGTTGAGTCAATCAAAACAATCGAAATATGCTAAGACAAAATGTTCAATAAAGtagaattcataaaataattacgcAGCTTACCTTTATACATATACTCTACGAGGATCTTCAGCGCTTTCGTGGATATCTCGGAAGGCAGCACGACATAAAGCATGCCGCCCATTCGCGTCACCGAGCGCTGGCCCTCGAACAGGTTGCACAAATACACACTGCACGAGCTCAGGATGAACTTGTGCGCCGGTATCTGAGACCCGTCCAGCGTGCACAGCACCACATCCGTGAACCGCTCCGAGCGAAGCAACGCCGCCACGGAACCGTTCAGATGCGAACTGTGCGAGTGCCATTTTAATTGGTATGTGTCCGTAGACGTCATTTTTCTTTAGTATTTTCTACATTTCACACCATCTGTAGAAACATTCAACATTTTACTCAAATTCAACATGTTAACTATCTCAAAATACGCGCCACGCGAACGGAGGCCGGCCTGTCTTCTTGTTGTTTATGTACGCTTATTTTCTATTTCCTATTTGAATTATAAAACCGGAAGTTGATAAACATTCAAACTTCCAGTCATGTACATaattttcaacaataataattgagAGCAAATTCGTTATAAAATTTACgacattataaaaattatatacatttgaaattaaaatcacCTCGTTTCTCAATAAACATTCTTAAAGAACTGtgttaatcaaaacaataacaaagaaAACAGCGTCCTATTGACCGGTGACGCAGTCTAAACAATTTGCggaaattcaaataaattactattaatCGTATATTGATGTTTGTTTAGAAATGAAACGTctattaaaatctaaaatacaaGTGAACATTTCaagatattttcataatatttttattttaataatcggAACAAATAATGCATTTTACTTCTGCGTTCATTGAACTTTAGAGTAAAACTATGAATTTACCGTAAAACACCGACAATCGATAAAGTCCTCGGAACTTCTAAAATGTTGCTCACACATTATTGTCTTTTCACAATAATCACACAGTAAAAAATTTAACTTTCAAATATAATATGAAACTACGCAATGCGCGCACCCACCGCTTGCGACCCTCAAATCTGGTGTGCGGCGGCTGCGGCTGCAAAAATCGAtagaatttatattgatttaacTCGTAGACCGGGGTTGCGCGTTTATCTTATCGATCCAACTGAGCGTCGGTTGTGCGGCGCGCGCCTGCGTCGTATCGCGAGGGGCGCGTTTGGTCGCCACCGGCGCCCGCCCTGACTCCGCATCGCCAACGCGCCACCCTGTTCACGCGCAAATTGCTTTTATTCCATGTACTCTTTTTCTAACATTATAGTCGATAAATGTAGATATGGATACGTGTTGTAGATATAGTCATGAAAAACATGCCGTGACAAAAGAatcaatatttttcaatgtCATTTTTAAACGTCCCGCCTTATTTTTGACctttatttaattgtatgtATAATCACAAATTTCGTCTACGCAAACTTTTGCATTAATTGAATCTGTACATATAACATACCTTTTGATAACTGCTTGCCATAAACTGCCAGTATACTATGAGCGAGGGTCATTCTATATAATCATCTAAATTATGACCTATTAGCTGACAGTCGATTAATATAACGAAGGTTTAACAGATAAGCACGAAAGATAAAGTACTCGCCCTCATAAATAAAGTATCCCATAAGATACATACTTACATTACATCTTATTTCTATTctaattcatgttttttttaacataaaattccGGAAATTCAGCTAAGATTTCCACCGCTAAGTACATCGTGAGAAGGTAAACGTGTTTAAAAGTTTCAATaatagatgatgatgaattgaaAAGTTTCAATAGAGATGATAATCATAACTCTGATTCAACTATTTGCAGGTGCATACAGCAATCAACACCAACTGTGCTTTAGTTTTAGAATAAagcatttattgttatttttcctTTGTAAAGTGTCGTATCTAAATTGCATAGAGCGTATCTAAAACAATTGTTCTCTTTACTCTATCTACATAACTAGTTTCATAGCTGACCGAGGGGTGAGTGAATCGAAGGACTCTGTatgcattttatatttacatacctaGCTAACACCAACTAGGTGCATGCGTGGGGcgtagtaattatttttttcatttagctctttcccgcagtttcacccgcgtttttCGAAGAGCCGGAGAAAAATGCTCATCTCAATAAATATAGGACTCGGTcgaaaataagaaatataaagTCACGCTCTCATTTCTgatagtatatttattttagtgtccATTTCATGTCTAGCCACCACGGTTAATAAGATAGATCCAAGTGACAGACGGACCGACCGAACGGATGAACGGCCAATGAAGTCTTTTCAGAAGTCCCGCTTTTACCCTTTCTAAACTTTTCACGctactttttttgaaactttcaTAATATTTCACTTTGCGGATAAACACTGGCCAAACTAATAAAAACTtgtgtttttgaaaataatattttatagacataaaatattgtaatacgaAAGACGAAAGTTTGccataaaaagtttttgtgaatCCCGTGGAACCCATGTAgacttttaaaaaattattagtgtcttttcattcattttcaccCAGAGTTCTCGAAAGTTGGTTCAAATGGTAATATCTCCCTCGCTAACAAAGAGAGGCAATGAGTGCGCGCCACGCGCCGCTCCGTGTTGAATAGTTACTTTTTCTAGATTTTTAgagtaaaaattgaaaaaaaagataGAACATTTATTaatctaagtacctatatttttttaagtaggtcgtcgttttaatttaacttttacttCCAAAGTCACACGACCCAGTGCGCATATATAAAGGACTGACACGAAAGGggttaaaagtttttgttcaCGGTAAAAGCATTAGATATTGAATATGATATTTTAAGAAACctgtttttattaacaaaaaaatgtttaaacttTGTAACTCACTGCAACAATacaacttttgaactattaggTACTATAGGCTCAAAAGTTGTATTACGGTATGTATTGTCGATTTTATTGCTGAGTGCTATAGATAGAGGCAATATTTATTCGAGAGTGCCGGTTGATCTATTATATGGAAGTAGGTAAAGGAAAATTTTGCAGCTTTTATTTCAAGGTTATATTTTCCTAAACCTTGAGTCGCTTgcgaattattaaaattatttatcttttttgttttatttggtttgctgtaggtattttattaataaataaataatttaattaagcaagctataaataagtataatttcTATGCTATgtgtattatctttgtattggagttttttttattaattccaaaactaataaaataaaaaatgaaatattttttattttccctaGATAGGAGGTTCTAATTACAATAGTTACGGTCTATTTTAAAAAGCGTGTTATACATAGATTGTATATTGTTCGCGTGGAACGAGCAAGCGTCGCGTCGTGGGCCGGGCTTGCGCGGATCGCGTGCGCACACAATATTGATTTTGTTCCTGACCCCACACTTTCATGTTACATCCCCCTACCTACGATGCGATGTGCCCGATAGACGCACAGCATAGCCGCATGCTTATTCAATAGGTGCGCTGCAGTTTGTCATTTTTACGACATTTTCAAACAACTGCCCACTGCCCAGGCAAGCCTTTTTTATTAACAGTTAATCTGACAGAACGTGAAGGGTATAATGAATTCCTTAATCAATATTAttcattaaaactaaaataactacCCTCATAGTAGGTATAATTAAATGCACTTCTAGAGTCTTTGTCATACCGGGTTATATGGAAGTGGTATACCACTGTAGTGCTTTACGTTCAAACGCAATGGATAATGGCTTCTTATAACTATTTCCCGCCAGACACTACATATTTAGAAGGTATAACTAGACACGCCAGAGTCCGTATTTTAGGGAAAAAAACCTTTAGAAAGCTTTATAGGGAGAGATTATTCCGATTTTCCTTAGCAATTTAGGtgaatatcttctaaaatacctAACAGATTTAGATGAGAACTGTCAGGTCTCCAAGTCTTTGTTATGTTCGGCCGCTACGTAACACTAAAAGCACGTGTTATTGAAACGTGGAGCGTCGGCGTCGCTTGCAGCCCTCCGCGAATCGGCAAAACGCGCAATAGCCAATAGGTACCTTTAGATGATATTCTAGCGTTAATTGAGAAACTTGcattaattattgtatttttaattttaccttATGGAATGCTTGTTAAAAATGAGAGTTGGAATGTCTTTGTTAAGCttttgatgaaatttggtatggaCAAAAATCAAATAGTGGACATTATTCTTCTAGACTAGAGGCGTGAGGCTAGACATGGTTTATCGATTGAGTGAATGGTTCATTTGCTTTGTCGGTAACAAAAGTTCACGAAAaaaatcctccgagcctttttcccaatcatattggggtcggcttccagtctaaccggattcagctaagtaccagtgctttacaagaagcgactgcctatctgacctcctcaacccagttacacgggcaaccccataccccttggttagactggtgtcagacttactggcttctgactacccgtaacgtctgccaaggatgttcaatgacagccgggacctacagtttaacgtgccctccgaaacacagtcaacggtgtctaagatatacttagaaagtacatacaaacttagaaaagttgcattggtacttgcctgacctgggatcgaacccgcgccctcatacttgagaggttggtcctttacccactaggccaccacgactttttacttTACACTTAACAAAAGTTCACGAaaagaattaaaattacaaaacatgtGTAACGATCACGACTGCAGTATAAAGGGTCATTAGAGGCTTGCTTAAAACAACTTTTGCATTTGTAATTTTAGTGAACAAATATTTCGTTACAATTATTGTGTTCATAGGCTTTTGTTGCTGACAGTACTTTGCTTTATAGCTGTCTTTATTCTGATTGCCGACCAAATATAGTGGTATCGTACGGGGTAATTAGACTGAAGCCCGGAAGTCTAATAACAGATGTCTACGGCAcagcacgtcctagggggcggcaagagagttatcacgtaatatttaaaaaatacattatctttttactaatgatttgatttcaatatttccgaacacagcaatggCGCTAAGAATacttattacttacactgccggtttcagttacatctgttgaaaaataattttcaaaataaaacattattaaaaacgatttaagatcaaccagtagCGTAGCGtagggcaaatgctatttagggggcggcaaaattaaaccataattacctacgtaataacaatatttttactaaaa
Protein-coding regions in this window:
- the LOC124630740 gene encoding zinc finger and BTB domain-containing protein 17 isoform X1; translation: MTSTDTYQLKWHSHSSHLNGSVAALLRSERFTDVVLCTLDGSQIPAHKFILSSCSVYLCNLFEGQRSVTRMGGMLYVVLPSEISTKALKILVEYMYKGETTVSNEVLDTVLKAGEVLKIRGLWRQTEDGAGDTTAEKTATQTHITTSINKPALAKKPDEIPIQPKIAVKKDDKLLKAFNPGQPGARPMFIGPPKLVFIKTTEGGTQAAIRPGAPKGQTILVAPAPTAEPTVAAVATPTPAPSTVTVATTTVSEDSSDEPLTPRILRRHAAERKYGKRQKTETKSDNEDTKDSEEGHDNVSEASKKSSQSIMENEVQIKDEPEWDASSIEEEERSIAEMFQAEMSVKDEPSEDLDIEDESLMYSPLACELCAEVFRVPGAWVRHVQAHARAGAAPARKRKLRSASDDTEETMALLRCDLCQKHFPNPAEWVRHIQSTHTESELAISNNSAPPKRHNRFTEGAQNKSCSQCKKTFPSHASMLIHMRTHTGERPFVCGLCNKGFNVKSNLLRHLRTLHDQLISPAQVEEGDEEEVVPGPSEVKRES
- the LOC124630740 gene encoding zinc finger and BTB domain-containing protein 17 isoform X2, producing MTSTDTYQLKWHSHSSHLNGSVAALLRSERFTDVVLCTLDGSQIPAHKFILSSCSVYLCNLFEGQRSVTRMGGMLYVVLPSEISTKALKILVEYMYKGETTVSNEVLDTVLKAGEVLKIRGLWRQTEDGAGDTTAEKTATQTHITTSINKPALAKKPDEIPIQPKIAVKKDDKLLKAFNPGQPGARPMFIGPPKLVFIKTTEGGTQAAIRPGAPKGQTILVAPAPTAEPTVAAVATPTPAPSTVTVATTTVSEDSSDEPLTPRILRRHAAERKYGKRQKTETKSDNEDTKDSEEGHDNVSEASKKSSQSIMENEVQIKDEPEWDASSIEEEERSIAEMFQAEMSVKDEPSEDLDIEDESLMYSPLACELCAEVFRVPGAWVRHVQAHARAGAAPARKRKLRSASDDTEETMALLRCDLCQKHFPNPAEWVRHIQSTHTESEGAQNKSCSQCKKTFPSHASMLIHMRTHTGERPFVCGLCNKGFNVKSNLLRHLRTLHDQLISPAQVEEGDEEEVVPGPSEVKRES